One Bacillus sp. 1780r2a1 DNA segment encodes these proteins:
- the clpB gene encoding ATP-dependent chaperone ClpB, which translates to MDVNKMTQKLQEGVMSAQSEAIKRGHQEIDSLHVLYSLVHQPDGIAVRILDHLHIETEQFIKSLEAELAKKPSVTGSGVEAGKVYITSALQQLLVKAQEEADNLKDEYMAVEHLFLAGANKDSKTSLGKLFNQYGITKQKLMDVLQKIRGNQRITNQTPEGTYEVLSKYGRDLVAEVREGKVDPVIGRDQEIRRVIRILSRKTKNNPVLIGEPGVGKTAIVEGLAQRIVRKDVPEGLKDKMVFALDMGALVAGAKFRGEFEERLKAVLQEVKKSNGQILLFIDELHTIVGAGRTDGAMDAGNLLKPMLARGELHCIGATTLDEYRQYIEKDPALERRFQQVLVEEPTVEDTISILRGLKERFEIHHGVNIHDRALVSAAVMSDRYISDRFLPDKAIDLIDEACATIRTEIDSMPAELDEVTRRVMQLQIEEAALSKETDFASTQRLDAIREEVANLTEKADVMKLQWEKEKQSIQAVQDVREKLEKAKRDLEEAEGRYDLNKAAELRHGHIPAYEKELKQLEAEASKKQESRLLREEVTEEEIAEIVGRWTGISVSKLVEGEREKLLKMESILKARVIGQDEAVSLVTDAVIRARAGIQDPNRPIGSFIFLGPTGVGKTELAKTLAETLFDSEDHIIRIDMSEYMEKHAVSRLIGAPPGYVGYEEGGQLTEAVRRKPYSVVLLDEIEKAHPEVFNVLLQMLDDGRITDSKGKTVDFKNTIIIMTSNIGSQTLLEGLTEDGNIEEESREQVLQQLRQHFRPEFLNRVDDTILFKPLSVSEVKSIIEKLLKQLENRLQERHITLTLTEGAKNYIAKAGFDPVYGARPLKRFIQKYVETKIARELIAGHITDHSDVVIDNKGDQFVIE; encoded by the coding sequence ATGGATGTAAATAAAATGACGCAAAAGCTTCAGGAAGGAGTTATGAGTGCACAATCTGAAGCCATTAAGCGAGGTCATCAAGAAATTGATAGTCTTCACGTACTTTACTCGTTAGTTCATCAGCCAGATGGCATTGCGGTTCGTATTTTAGATCATTTACATATTGAAACAGAGCAGTTTATAAAAAGCCTTGAAGCAGAGTTAGCTAAAAAGCCATCTGTAACTGGTTCAGGTGTTGAAGCTGGTAAAGTATATATTACGTCGGCTCTACAGCAGCTGCTTGTTAAAGCTCAAGAAGAGGCAGATAACTTAAAAGACGAATATATGGCAGTAGAGCACCTGTTTTTAGCCGGGGCTAATAAAGATTCAAAAACTAGTTTGGGAAAGCTGTTTAACCAATACGGAATCACGAAGCAAAAGCTAATGGACGTTCTGCAAAAAATTCGTGGCAATCAACGTATTACGAATCAAACACCTGAAGGGACATACGAAGTCTTAAGCAAGTATGGTCGTGATTTGGTAGCAGAAGTAAGAGAAGGAAAAGTAGACCCTGTCATCGGCCGAGATCAAGAAATTCGTCGCGTCATTCGAATCCTTTCTCGTAAAACAAAGAATAATCCAGTGTTAATCGGAGAGCCTGGAGTGGGGAAAACAGCGATTGTGGAAGGGCTTGCACAGCGGATTGTGCGAAAAGATGTTCCCGAAGGATTAAAGGATAAAATGGTGTTTGCTCTAGATATGGGAGCCTTAGTAGCAGGAGCAAAATTTCGCGGTGAGTTTGAAGAGCGTCTAAAAGCTGTGTTACAAGAAGTAAAAAAGAGCAATGGACAGATTTTATTATTTATTGACGAGCTGCATACTATTGTAGGAGCTGGTCGTACAGACGGAGCCATGGATGCGGGAAATTTACTTAAGCCAATGCTTGCTCGTGGTGAACTTCACTGCATTGGAGCAACAACCCTTGATGAATACCGTCAATATATTGAAAAAGATCCAGCGCTAGAGCGCCGTTTTCAGCAAGTATTAGTTGAAGAGCCAACAGTAGAAGATACGATTTCTATTCTTCGAGGATTAAAGGAACGATTTGAAATCCATCACGGTGTAAATATTCATGACCGGGCTCTTGTTTCAGCCGCAGTTATGTCAGATCGCTACATATCTGACCGGTTTTTGCCTGATAAAGCAATTGACCTAATAGACGAAGCGTGTGCAACCATTCGAACAGAAATTGATTCTATGCCAGCGGAGCTAGACGAAGTAACAAGAAGAGTCATGCAGCTGCAGATTGAAGAAGCAGCATTAAGTAAAGAAACGGACTTTGCTAGCACACAGCGCTTAGACGCTATTCGAGAAGAAGTGGCAAACTTAACTGAAAAAGCCGATGTGATGAAGCTTCAATGGGAGAAGGAAAAGCAGTCTATTCAAGCTGTCCAAGATGTCAGAGAAAAGTTAGAGAAAGCAAAGCGAGATTTAGAAGAAGCAGAAGGACGTTATGACCTAAATAAAGCTGCAGAGCTTCGTCATGGGCATATTCCAGCCTATGAAAAAGAATTAAAACAGCTTGAGGCTGAAGCTTCGAAAAAACAAGAGTCACGCTTGCTTCGTGAAGAGGTTACAGAAGAAGAGATTGCAGAGATTGTGGGACGCTGGACAGGTATTTCAGTATCAAAGCTCGTAGAGGGAGAGCGAGAAAAACTGTTAAAAATGGAGTCCATTTTAAAAGCGCGCGTAATTGGACAGGATGAAGCTGTATCACTTGTAACTGATGCGGTGATTCGAGCGCGAGCAGGTATTCAAGATCCAAACCGGCCAATTGGTTCGTTTATCTTCTTAGGTCCAACTGGAGTTGGAAAGACGGAATTAGCTAAAACGCTTGCTGAAACGTTGTTTGACAGTGAAGATCATATCATTCGTATTGACATGTCTGAGTATATGGAAAAGCATGCGGTTTCACGCTTGATTGGTGCTCCTCCAGGCTATGTTGGGTATGAAGAAGGAGGTCAGTTAACAGAAGCCGTTCGCAGAAAGCCGTACTCTGTGGTCTTACTAGATGAAATTGAAAAAGCACATCCTGAAGTGTTTAACGTACTCCTTCAAATGCTGGATGATGGAAGAATAACTGATTCAAAAGGAAAAACAGTTGATTTTAAAAATACGATTATCATTATGACATCTAATATTGGTTCACAAACACTGCTGGAAGGTTTAACAGAAGATGGAAACATTGAGGAGGAAAGTCGGGAACAGGTACTTCAGCAGCTTCGACAGCATTTTCGTCCTGAGTTCTTAAATCGTGTAGATGACACAATTTTATTTAAGCCATTATCAGTGAGTGAAGTAAAATCAATTATTGAAAAGCTATTAAAGCAGCTTGAAAATCGTTTGCAAGAAAGACATATTACGCTGACGCTAACTGAGGGAGCAAAAAATTACATCGCAAAAGCAGGTTTTGATCCTGTCTATGGTGCGCGCCCGCTGAAACGGTTTATTCAGAAGTATGTTGAAACAAAAATTGCTAGGGAATTAATTGCTGGACATATCACCGATCACAGCGATGTAGTTATTGATAATAAAGGAGACCAGTTCGTTATTGAATAA
- a CDS encoding YjzC family protein: protein MGQNRHFTAGQKAPNNGVYIEIGETGSNVNNPKKVKLQAGDRFPETSNDDRHWTYIRKP, encoded by the coding sequence ATGGGACAAAACCGTCATTTTACAGCAGGTCAAAAAGCACCAAATAACGGTGTTTATATAGAAATTGGTGAAACGGGAAGCAACGTAAATAATCCTAAAAAAGTGAAGTTGCAAGCTGGAGATCGTTTTCCAGAAACGTCGAATGATGATCGTCATTGGACATATATTAGAAAGCCTTAA
- a CDS encoding undecaprenyl-diphosphate phosphatase: MEQFYLLLKYLFLGLFQGITEPIPVSSSGHIVLAQHLFGLNIEGLSFEILVNTASLIAVLIIYREDILRLIVNGLKFLKTKDQDAKSDFQFIIYLIIGTIPAGIIGVLFGDVIEANLKSLKVLGFALIATGIALWIIRNLRGRKNDAALSVKDAIIIGLAQAVALIPGISRSGATIVAAMLRGTKQETALRFSFLLYIPVSLGVTVLGISDILNDPNFSELLLPYTVAFFASLIASYFSLKWFMGIMARGNLKYFAFYCFIVGALVVIFL; encoded by the coding sequence ATGGAACAATTTTATTTGCTTTTGAAGTATTTATTTTTAGGCCTTTTCCAAGGGATTACAGAACCGATTCCCGTCTCGTCTAGCGGACATATTGTACTTGCTCAACATTTATTTGGTTTAAATATTGAAGGCCTCAGTTTCGAAATTTTAGTAAATACAGCTTCTTTGATTGCAGTACTTATTATTTATCGTGAAGATATTCTTCGACTTATTGTAAATGGTCTTAAGTTCTTAAAAACAAAGGATCAAGACGCAAAATCTGATTTTCAATTTATCATTTACTTAATCATCGGAACAATTCCGGCCGGTATTATTGGAGTACTTTTTGGTGATGTGATTGAAGCAAATCTAAAATCGTTGAAAGTACTTGGTTTTGCTTTAATTGCTACGGGTATTGCCCTTTGGATTATTCGTAACCTTCGAGGACGAAAAAATGACGCAGCGCTTTCTGTAAAAGACGCTATTATTATTGGACTAGCGCAAGCTGTAGCACTTATCCCTGGAATTAGTCGCTCAGGAGCAACTATTGTTGCTGCTATGCTACGCGGAACAAAACAAGAAACGGCTCTTCGTTTCTCATTCTTACTTTACATTCCCGTAAGCTTAGGTGTAACAGTATTAGGGATTAGCGACATCTTAAATGATCCAAACTTTTCTGAGCTATTATTACCCTATACAGTAGCTTTCTTTGCTTCATTAATTGCTTCTTATTTCTCATTAAAGTGGTTTATGGGTATTATGGCGCGAGGAAACTTAAAATATTTTGCTTTTTATTGTTTTATTGTCGGTGCATTAGTGGTTATTTTTCTTTAA